In the genome of Rhodoferax fermentans, one region contains:
- a CDS encoding sugar kinase, which translates to MNHQYDVVALGEAMVEFNQIPQGDGRMYLQGFGGDTSNTTIAAARQGARCAYVSLVGSDALGDMCLALWKSEGVDVSAVHVHKDAPTGVYFVHHDADGHHFSYLRKGSAASGMRPSDLSPALIGNTKYLHVTGISQAISANAHETVAAAIAMARAAGARVSYDPNLRSALWSLEDARSTVIETIALADEFLPGLEELSKLSGLHAPEDLIAWAHKQGTKVVVMKMGIEGVMVSDGKQIQKIPAFPVKAVDATGAGDCFNGAYLARRARGEDVFASARWAVASAALSTQGYGAVAPLPTEARVADFLKSFAAAPKP; encoded by the coding sequence ATGAATCATCAATACGATGTGGTGGCGCTGGGTGAGGCCATGGTGGAGTTCAACCAGATCCCACAGGGCGATGGCCGGATGTACTTGCAGGGTTTTGGCGGTGACACCTCCAACACCACCATTGCGGCCGCCCGGCAAGGCGCACGCTGTGCGTATGTGTCGCTGGTGGGCAGTGATGCGCTGGGTGACATGTGCCTGGCGCTTTGGAAGTCTGAGGGGGTGGACGTCAGTGCCGTGCACGTGCACAAAGATGCCCCCACAGGGGTCTATTTTGTGCACCATGACGCCGATGGCCACCATTTCTCCTACCTGCGCAAGGGCTCGGCCGCCAGCGGCATGCGGCCGTCAGACCTGTCGCCTGCCCTGATTGGCAACACCAAGTACCTGCATGTGACCGGGATCAGCCAGGCCATCAGCGCCAACGCCCATGAGACCGTGGCGGCTGCCATCGCCATGGCGCGTGCCGCTGGCGCCCGTGTGTCGTATGACCCCAACCTGCGATCTGCGCTGTGGTCGCTGGAAGATGCCCGGTCCACGGTCATCGAAACCATCGCTTTGGCAGACGAGTTTTTGCCAGGGCTGGAGGAGCTGTCCAAGCTGTCTGGCTTGCATGCCCCAGAAGACCTGATAGCCTGGGCCCATAAACAAGGCACCAAGGTGGTGGTCATGAAAATGGGCATCGAAGGTGTGATGGTGTCTGATGGCAAGCAGATTCAGAAGATCCCGGCTTTCCCGGTGAAGGCGGTGGATGCGACTGGTGCGGGTGACTGCTTCAACGGCGCCTATCTGGCGCGACGCGCGCGGGGTGAGGATGTCTTCGCCAGTGCCCGCTGGGCGGTGGCATCGGCGGCCTTGTCGACCCAAGGGTATGGTGCTGTGGCACCGCTGCCCACCGAAGCACGGGTGGCAGACTTCCTGAAGTCCTTTGCAGCAGCCCCCAAACCCTGA
- a CDS encoding cupin domain-containing protein translates to MEHYFDNANTPWIELGDGIRRKIVGHTPDLMSVLVQFDKGSIGTAHAHDAHDQIAFVVAGSFEVDVAGVKRTLTAGDAFVAPKLVWHGVVSLEQGSMLLDQFSPRRDDFL, encoded by the coding sequence ATGGAACATTACTTTGACAACGCCAACACCCCCTGGATCGAACTGGGTGATGGCATCCGGCGAAAAATTGTGGGTCATACGCCAGACCTGATGTCTGTGCTGGTTCAGTTCGACAAAGGGTCGATTGGCACCGCACATGCCCATGATGCGCATGACCAGATCGCCTTTGTCGTGGCGGGGTCCTTTGAAGTGGATGTGGCGGGTGTCAAGCGCACCTTGACCGCTGGTGATGCCTTTGTTGCACCAAAGCTGGTCTGGCATGGTGTGGTCTCGCTGGAGCAGGGCAGCATGCTGCTTGACCAGTTCTCACCGCGCCGGGACGACTTTCTCTAA
- the kduI gene encoding 5-dehydro-4-deoxy-D-glucuronate isomerase: MEIRQPIHSDHVRTLDTEGLRKQFLVEDLFKANEATLTYSQIDRIIVGGIMPVNQAVRFSPELGRFTGTDFFLQRRELGLINIGGAARVVADDETFEIGSREALYIGQGTKQLEFTSVDAAHPAKLYFNCAPAHTRYPSRKITQAQASPETLGAPETSNRRTIYKYLVPDVLPTCQLSMGLTQLEPGNMWNTMPCHTHDRRMEVYFYFDMNDNAAVFHMMGEPTQTRHIVVHNEQAVISPSWSIHSGVGTQAYTFIWGMVGENQVFKDMDHVPMSAIR, translated from the coding sequence ATGGAAATTCGCCAACCCATCCACAGCGACCACGTTCGCACGCTTGACACCGAAGGCCTGCGCAAGCAATTTCTGGTTGAAGATCTGTTCAAAGCCAATGAGGCCACTCTGACCTACAGCCAGATCGACCGCATCATCGTTGGCGGCATCATGCCCGTCAACCAAGCGGTGCGCTTCTCACCTGAGCTGGGCCGTTTTACCGGTACCGACTTTTTCCTGCAACGCCGGGAACTGGGCCTGATCAACATTGGCGGCGCTGCCCGCGTGGTGGCCGATGACGAGACTTTCGAGATCGGCTCGCGTGAAGCCTTGTACATTGGCCAAGGCACCAAGCAATTGGAGTTCACCAGTGTTGATGCTGCGCACCCCGCCAAACTGTATTTCAACTGTGCACCGGCACACACCCGCTACCCCAGCCGCAAGATCACTCAGGCACAGGCGTCTCCTGAAACGCTGGGCGCCCCGGAAACCAGCAATCGCCGCACCATCTACAAGTATCTGGTGCCCGATGTATTGCCGACCTGCCAACTCTCCATGGGCCTGACCCAGCTGGAACCCGGCAACATGTGGAACACCATGCCCTGCCACACCCATGACCGTCGCATGGAGGTGTACTTCTACTTCGACATGAACGACAACGCCGCAGTGTTCCACATGATGGGTGAACCAACTCAGACCCGCCACATCGTTGTTCACAACGAACAAGCGGTGATCAGCCCGAGCTGGTCCATCCACTCGGGCGTGGGCACCCAAGCCTACACCTTCATCTGGGGCATGGTCGGCGAGAACCAAGTCTTTAAAGACATGGATCACGTGCCGATGAGCGCCATTCGCTAA
- the kduD gene encoding 2-dehydro-3-deoxy-D-gluconate 5-dehydrogenase KduD, with protein sequence MILNNFKLDGRVAIVTGCNTGLGQGMALALAQAGADIVGVNVAAPDDTRTLIEATGRRFLDLRANLSDVSSIDGLVKQALTLTGSIDILVNNAGIIRREDAINFSEKDWDDVVDLNLKSVFFFSQAVARQYIAQGTGGKIINVASMLSYQGGVRVPSYTASKSGVMGITRALANEWAKHGINVNAIAPGYMSTDNTSALRADEARSTAILDRIPAGRWGVPADMAGPVVFLSSAAADYINGYTVAVDGGWLAR encoded by the coding sequence ATGATTTTGAACAATTTCAAACTGGATGGCCGCGTTGCCATCGTCACTGGCTGCAACACTGGCTTGGGCCAAGGCATGGCGCTGGCACTGGCGCAGGCTGGCGCCGACATCGTCGGCGTCAACGTCGCTGCTCCGGACGACACCCGCACGCTGATTGAAGCCACAGGCCGCCGTTTTCTCGATCTGCGTGCCAATTTGTCAGACGTCAGCAGCATTGACGGCCTGGTGAAACAAGCGCTGACTCTGACGGGCAGCATCGACATTCTGGTGAACAACGCCGGCATCATCCGCCGCGAAGATGCCATCAACTTCAGCGAGAAAGACTGGGACGATGTGGTTGACCTCAACCTCAAGTCGGTATTCTTCTTCTCACAAGCCGTGGCACGCCAGTACATCGCACAAGGCACAGGTGGCAAGATCATCAACGTGGCATCCATGCTGTCGTATCAAGGTGGCGTGCGGGTTCCGTCCTACACCGCCTCCAAGAGCGGCGTGATGGGCATCACCCGTGCCTTGGCCAACGAATGGGCCAAACATGGCATCAATGTGAACGCCATCGCCCCTGGCTACATGTCCACCGACAACACCAGTGCCCTGCGCGCCGATGAAGCCCGCAGCACAGCCATTCTGGATCGCATCCCGGCAGGTCGCTGGGGTGTGCCCGCTGACATGGCGGGCCCGGTGGTGTTTTTGTCATCGGCTGCTGCCGACTACATCAATGGCTACACCGTGGCTGTGGACGGTGGCTGGCTCGCACGTTAA
- the kdgR gene encoding DNA-binding transcriptional regulator KdgR, whose amino-acid sequence MADESYDVKQPESVAAVLKVFALLQALSENNETGISDLSVRLAMPKATVYRFLQTMMTVGYVRQEKDSERYGLTMKMFELGTKALQFPDLVDLAKHHMQMMADITGETVHLGTLIDSEIIYIHKVDSRHNLGMYSRVGRRAPLHCTAIGKVLMAWEDPERRDRILKGADFKRFREKTIVDAAAFVTELQQVKAQGFGEDREEFDDHIRCLGVPIFDRLSRPIAGFSISFPTFRYDDSKKDEIVAMLQGAAKDISAQLGCSNFPLDK is encoded by the coding sequence ATGGCTGATGAATCCTATGATGTAAAGCAACCTGAGTCGGTGGCGGCCGTGCTCAAGGTATTTGCTCTGCTGCAGGCCTTGTCTGAAAACAACGAGACCGGCATTTCTGACCTGTCTGTGCGCTTGGCCATGCCCAAGGCAACCGTCTACCGGTTTTTGCAAACCATGATGACGGTGGGTTATGTCAGACAGGAAAAGGACAGCGAACGTTATGGTTTGACCATGAAGATGTTCGAGCTGGGCACCAAAGCCCTGCAGTTCCCCGACCTGGTCGACCTGGCCAAACACCACATGCAGATGATGGCCGACATCACCGGCGAAACGGTGCACTTGGGCACCTTGATCGACAGCGAGATCATCTACATCCACAAAGTGGACTCGCGCCACAACCTGGGCATGTACTCCCGCGTGGGACGACGTGCGCCGCTGCATTGCACCGCCATTGGCAAGGTCTTGATGGCCTGGGAAGACCCTGAGCGCCGTGACCGCATCTTGAAAGGTGCAGATTTCAAGCGTTTCCGGGAAAAAACCATTGTGGATGCTGCTGCGTTTGTGACCGAACTGCAGCAGGTCAAGGCGCAGGGTTTCGGCGAAGACCGGGAAGAATTTGATGACCACATCCGCTGCCTGGGTGTGCCCATTTTTGACCGCCTGAGCCGGCCGATCGCGGGGTTCAGCATTTCATTCCCGACCTTCCGCTACGACGACTCCAAGAAGGACGAAATTGTGGCCATGCTGCAAGGCGCCGCCAAAGACATCTCGGCCCAACTCGGTTGCTCCAACTTCCCTCTGGACAAGTAA
- a CDS encoding DUF1653 domain-containing protein, with protein sequence MSSNHTLPTLQTAPDKGNARTEAALRRLRQAMADIERDIDQHQGIYPFNHGRVTQSELCRRADVKKATLQNPLHKDSTRVEILSWLEALGSRLILSRDSVRERVTAVADDLAAEVQRLTLENQALRMRLAESEQLIAQLGQDNTGRKHETAPASLSALVTAIAEREHMPPIPLNPDQCKPGVQLRHYKGGLYTVVGTCLIEATLELGVLYKPLQGDKQDTVWMRPLADMQEMVSTENGTVPRFVVIAEAE encoded by the coding sequence ATGTCCAGCAACCATACCCTGCCCACGCTCCAAACTGCACCAGATAAGGGCAATGCCAGAACCGAGGCTGCCCTCAGGCGACTACGCCAGGCCATGGCCGATATTGAGAGGGACATTGACCAGCACCAAGGTATTTACCCGTTCAACCACGGACGGGTCACACAGTCCGAGCTGTGCCGACGTGCCGATGTCAAGAAAGCCACCTTGCAAAATCCACTGCACAAAGACAGCACACGTGTGGAGATCCTGAGCTGGCTGGAGGCTTTGGGTTCCCGATTGATCCTGAGCCGTGACAGCGTGCGGGAGCGCGTCACCGCGGTTGCGGATGACCTCGCTGCCGAGGTGCAGCGCTTGACGCTGGAGAATCAGGCCTTGCGCATGCGTCTTGCCGAATCCGAGCAGCTGATTGCCCAGCTGGGACAGGACAACACCGGGCGCAAGCATGAAACGGCGCCTGCAAGCCTGTCTGCGCTGGTTACCGCGATTGCTGAGCGTGAACACATGCCGCCGATTCCCCTGAACCCAGACCAATGCAAACCTGGCGTACAGCTGCGGCACTACAAGGGTGGGCTCTATACGGTGGTTGGCACCTGTCTGATCGAGGCGACGCTGGAACTGGGTGTGCTCTACAAGCCGCTTCAGGGTGACAAACAGGATACCGTTTGGATGCGTCCACTGGCTGACATGCAGGAGATGGTTTCAACAGAGAACGGGACCGTCCCGAGATTTGTGGTAATCGCCGAGGCCGAGTAG
- a CDS encoding co-chaperone GroES: MKLRPLHDRVIVKRVENETRTASGIVIPDSAAEKPDQGEVLAVGPGKKNDKGELGAMSVKVGDRVLFGKYSGQTVKVDGDELLVMKEDDLFAVVEK; the protein is encoded by the coding sequence ATGAAACTTCGTCCCCTGCACGATCGCGTGATTGTCAAGCGCGTTGAGAACGAAACCCGCACCGCTTCTGGCATCGTGATCCCTGACAGTGCTGCTGAAAAGCCTGATCAAGGTGAAGTGCTGGCCGTTGGCCCTGGCAAGAAGAACGACAAGGGCGAACTCGGCGCGATGAGCGTGAAGGTTGGTGACCGCGTGTTGTTCGGCAAGTACAGCGGCCAGACCGTCAAGGTCGATGGCGACGAACTGTTGGTCATGAAAGAAGACGACCTGTTCGCAGTCGTCGAGAAGTAA
- the groL gene encoding chaperonin GroEL (60 kDa chaperone family; promotes refolding of misfolded polypeptides especially under stressful conditions; forms two stacked rings of heptamers to form a barrel-shaped 14mer; ends can be capped by GroES; misfolded proteins enter the barrel where they are refolded when GroES binds) gives MAAKDVIFGGEARARMVEGVNILANAVKVTLGPKGRNVVLERSFGAPTVTKDGVSVAKEIELKDKLQNMGAQMVKEVASKTSDNAGDGTTTATVLAQAIVREGMKYVAAGMNPMDLKRGIDKAVTALIEELKKASKPTTTSKEIAQVGSISANSDASIGEIIANAMDKVGKEGVITVEDGKSLQNELDVVEGMQFDRGYLSPYFINSQEKQSALLDNPFVLLYDKKISNIRDLLPTLEQVAKSGRPLLIIAEDVEGEALATLVVNTIRGILKVVAVKAPGFGDRRKAMLEDIAILTGGKVIAEEVGLTLEKVTLADLGSAKRIEVGKENTIIIDGAGPAADIEARVKQVRVQIEEATSDYDREKLQERVAKLAGGVAVIKVGAATEVEMKEKKARVEDALHATRAAVEEGIVAGGGVALLRAKQAAGEIKGDNADQDAGIKLVLKAIEAPLREIVFNAGGEASVVVNAVLAGKGNYGFNAANDTYGDMIEMGILDPTKVTRTALQNAASVASLMLTTECMVSESPKDDAPAGGMPDMGGMGGMGGMGM, from the coding sequence ATGGCAGCAAAAGACGTTATTTTTGGCGGCGAAGCCCGCGCACGCATGGTTGAAGGCGTGAACATTTTGGCCAACGCGGTCAAAGTGACCCTGGGCCCCAAGGGCCGCAATGTGGTGTTGGAGCGCTCGTTCGGCGCCCCCACCGTGACCAAGGACGGTGTGTCCGTGGCCAAGGAAATTGAACTCAAAGACAAGCTGCAAAACATGGGTGCGCAGATGGTCAAGGAAGTGGCTTCCAAGACGTCTGACAACGCTGGCGACGGCACCACCACCGCTACCGTGTTGGCCCAAGCCATTGTGCGCGAAGGCATGAAATACGTGGCCGCCGGCATGAACCCGATGGACCTGAAGCGCGGCATCGACAAGGCTGTGACCGCCCTGATCGAAGAGCTGAAGAAGGCTTCCAAGCCCACCACCACCTCCAAGGAAATCGCCCAAGTCGGCTCGATTTCTGCCAACTCTGACGCCTCCATTGGCGAAATCATCGCCAACGCGATGGACAAGGTTGGTAAAGAAGGCGTGATCACCGTGGAAGACGGCAAGAGCCTGCAAAACGAACTCGACGTCGTTGAAGGCATGCAGTTTGACCGTGGTTACCTGTCGCCCTACTTCATCAACAGCCAAGAAAAGCAATCCGCTTTGCTGGACAACCCGTTTGTGCTGTTGTACGACAAGAAGATCAGCAACATCCGTGACCTGTTGCCCACCCTGGAACAAGTCGCCAAGAGCGGCCGTCCGCTGTTGATCATTGCTGAAGATGTCGAAGGCGAAGCCCTGGCAACTCTGGTGGTGAACACCATCCGTGGCATTTTGAAGGTTGTGGCTGTCAAGGCGCCTGGTTTTGGCGACCGTCGCAAGGCCATGTTGGAAGACATCGCCATCCTGACCGGTGGCAAGGTCATCGCTGAAGAAGTGGGCCTGACACTCGAAAAAGTGACTCTGGCTGACCTCGGTTCTGCCAAGCGCATCGAAGTGGGCAAAGAAAACACCATCATCATCGACGGTGCTGGCCCCGCTGCTGACATCGAAGCCCGCGTCAAACAAGTGCGCGTGCAAATCGAAGAAGCGACTTCCGACTACGACCGTGAAAAACTGCAAGAACGCGTAGCCAAGCTGGCCGGCGGTGTTGCAGTGATCAAGGTTGGCGCTGCCACCGAAGTCGAAATGAAGGAAAAGAAAGCCCGCGTCGAAGACGCCCTGCACGCGACTCGCGCTGCTGTGGAAGAAGGCATTGTGGCTGGTGGTGGCGTGGCTTTGCTGCGCGCCAAGCAAGCTGCTGGCGAAATCAAGGGTGACAACGCTGACCAAGACGCCGGCATCAAGCTGGTGCTCAAGGCCATCGAAGCGCCTCTGCGCGAAATCGTGTTCAACGCCGGTGGCGAAGCCTCTGTGGTGGTGAACGCTGTGTTGGCTGGTAAAGGCAACTACGGCTTCAACGCTGCCAACGACACCTATGGCGACATGATCGAAATGGGTATCCTGGACCCAACCAAGGTGACCCGCACCGCCCTGCAAAACGCAGCGTCTGTGGCTTCCCTGATGTTGACCACCGAATGCATGGTGTCTGAGTCCCCGAAGGACGACGCACCTGCAGGCGGCATGCCTGACATGGGTGGTATGGGCGGCATGGGTGGCATGGGCATGTAA
- a CDS encoding HAD family hydrolase codes for MNIVFDFGAVLFTWQPGTLLMQTFPQRVRTSDEAAQLAHQVFGHADWHDFDRGLLETDAVVARTAQRLDLPQQDLAALVQGIGERLTVMSESLAVLTQLHQRRLAGDGVSGLYFLSNMPVLYARYLEQHHPFLQWFDGGIFSGDVLQIKPDPAIYQLLQSRYSLAPDQTVFIDDLKHNVTTAQSLGWHGIHFTSAQQLQADLAQLGL; via the coding sequence GTGAACATTGTTTTTGACTTTGGTGCGGTGTTATTCACCTGGCAACCCGGCACCTTGCTGATGCAGACTTTTCCGCAGCGTGTGCGCACCTCCGACGAGGCCGCGCAGCTGGCGCACCAGGTGTTTGGCCATGCCGACTGGCACGACTTTGACCGTGGCCTGCTGGAGACCGATGCGGTGGTGGCACGCACCGCCCAGCGGCTGGACTTGCCGCAGCAGGACTTGGCGGCCCTGGTGCAGGGCATTGGGGAGCGCTTGACGGTGATGTCGGAGTCACTGGCGGTGTTGACGCAGTTGCACCAGCGCCGTCTGGCAGGCGATGGTGTGAGCGGTTTGTATTTCCTGTCGAACATGCCGGTGCTGTATGCCCGTTATCTGGAGCAACACCACCCGTTTTTGCAGTGGTTTGACGGCGGCATTTTTTCAGGGGATGTGTTGCAGATCAAACCGGACCCAGCCATTTACCAGCTGCTGCAAAGCCGCTACAGCCTGGCTCCCGATCAAACTGTGTTCATCGACGACCTCAAACACAACGTCACGACCGCCCAGTCACTGGGTTGGCACGGTATCCACTTCACTTCAGCGCAGCAGTTGCAGGCGGATCTGGCCCAGCTGGGGCTGTAG
- the pgi gene encoding glucose-6-phosphate isomerase, whose product MNTTRCDRTPSWAALQARFETSGRSFDLRPEFAADPLRFASFSQSAPHVFADLSKNLIDEATQALLLDLARESGLESHRDAMFAGAKINSTEQRAVMHWLLRNPPLALTDQGRADIKNVATELAQVHSTLDAMLAYAEAVRADADITDVVNIGIGGSDLGPQMAVLALDEFVTPGKRFHFVSNVDGHELAAVLKKVKVESTLFLIASKTFTTIETMTNAHSAKAWFEAQGGTHIARHFAALTTNVAAANNFGISTTFGFWDWVGGRYSVWSAIGLPLAIAIGAPGFRAFLAGAHDMDEHFRTAPLAQNLPVRLGLLDVWYRNFHGFTSRSVAPYHCALKRYPAYLQQLEMESNGKRVDASGEALPFSTSPVVWGEPGTNGQHAYFQMLHQGTDVVPVEFVAVKKPLHSLPGHHTLLLANVLAQAQALMLGKADAGGHKHFTGNRPSTFLLLDELTPTSLGALIALQEHRVFVSGSLWGINSFDQWGVELGKVLAKDVEARLLSGDTAGLDGSTAGLLARLQA is encoded by the coding sequence ATGAACACCACACGTTGCGACCGCACCCCCAGTTGGGCGGCGCTGCAGGCCCGCTTTGAAACCAGCGGGCGCAGTTTTGACCTGCGCCCCGAGTTTGCGGCGGACCCCCTGCGCTTTGCCAGCTTCAGCCAAAGTGCGCCGCACGTGTTTGCCGACCTGTCCAAAAACCTGATCGACGAGGCCACCCAGGCCTTGTTGCTCGATCTGGCGCGTGAAAGCGGTCTGGAGTCGCACCGCGATGCGATGTTTGCCGGGGCCAAGATCAACAGCACCGAGCAGCGTGCTGTGATGCACTGGTTATTGAGAAATCCGCCTCTGGCCCTGACGGATCAAGGGCGAGCAGATATCAAAAATGTAGCGACTGAGCTGGCGCAAGTGCACAGCACGCTGGACGCCATGCTGGCTTATGCCGAGGCTGTGCGGGCCGACGCCGACATCACCGACGTGGTGAACATCGGCATTGGTGGCTCCGACCTGGGGCCGCAGATGGCGGTGCTGGCGCTCGACGAATTTGTCACGCCGGGCAAACGTTTTCACTTTGTCTCGAATGTGGACGGGCATGAGCTGGCGGCGGTATTAAAGAAGGTCAAGGTCGAGAGCACCTTGTTCCTGATCGCCAGCAAAACCTTCACCACCATCGAGACCATGACCAATGCGCACAGCGCCAAGGCTTGGTTCGAGGCGCAGGGTGGCACCCACATCGCGCGGCATTTTGCGGCACTCACCACCAATGTGGCGGCCGCCAATAACTTTGGCATCAGCACCACCTTTGGTTTCTGGGACTGGGTGGGCGGGCGTTATTCAGTCTGGTCAGCCATTGGTCTGCCGCTCGCGATCGCCATTGGTGCACCCGGTTTCCGCGCGTTCTTGGCCGGTGCTCACGACATGGACGAGCATTTCCGCACCGCTCCGTTGGCGCAGAACCTGCCGGTGCGCCTGGGCCTGCTGGATGTCTGGTACCGCAACTTCCACGGCTTCACCAGCCGCAGTGTGGCGCCTTACCACTGTGCCCTGAAACGTTACCCGGCCTACCTGCAACAGCTGGAGATGGAAAGCAACGGCAAACGCGTGGACGCCAGCGGCGAAGCCTTGCCTTTTTCGACCTCTCCCGTGGTGTGGGGTGAACCCGGCACCAATGGCCAACACGCCTACTTCCAGATGCTGCACCAGGGCACCGACGTGGTGCCGGTGGAGTTTGTCGCGGTCAAGAAGCCGCTGCACAGCCTGCCCGGCCACCACACCCTGCTGCTGGCCAATGTGCTGGCCCAGGCGCAGGCGCTGATGCTCGGCAAGGCCGATGCGGGTGGCCACAAACATTTCACTGGCAACCGGCCCAGCACCTTCTTGTTGCTCGATGAACTGACCCCGACGTCGCTGGGTGCGCTGATTGCCTTGCAGGAACACCGCGTGTTTGTCTCGGGCAGCCTGTGGGGCATCAACAGCTTTGACCAGTGGGGTGTGGAGCTCGGCAAGGTCTTGGCCAAGGACGTCGAGGCGCGTCTGCTCAGTGGCGACACAGCGGGTCTGGACGGCTCCACCGCGGGCCTGCTGGCCCGTTTGCAGGCTTGA
- the tal gene encoding transaldolase, translating into MNQLNALKQFTTVVADTGDFKQIEAYQPTDATTNPSLILKAVQKAEYRSLLTDTATRFQGRALDEITDRLLVRFGCEILSIVPGRVSTEVDARLSFDTNATITRAERIIALYQAEGIHIDRVLIKVASTWEGIQAAAELERRGIHTNLTLLFAFCQAVACGQAKVQLISPFVGRIYDWYKKSAGAAWVEADNTGANDPGVKSVAQIFNYYKKFGIKTEVMGASFRNVGQITALAGCDLLTISPDLLATLAATDEPLVKALDAQAAQSLDMDPVNFDEASFRFALNQDAMATEKLSEGIRAFCADAVKLDQLLLGH; encoded by the coding sequence ATGAACCAACTCAACGCCCTCAAACAATTCACCACCGTGGTTGCCGACACCGGCGACTTCAAGCAGATCGAGGCCTACCAGCCAACAGATGCCACCACCAACCCGTCCTTGATCCTCAAGGCCGTGCAAAAGGCCGAGTACCGGTCGCTGCTGACCGACACCGCCACCCGCTTCCAAGGCCGTGCGCTCGATGAAATCACCGACCGCCTGCTGGTGCGTTTTGGTTGCGAGATTTTGTCCATCGTGCCGGGCCGTGTCTCGACCGAAGTGGATGCCCGTTTGAGCTTTGACACCAATGCCACCATCACCCGTGCCGAGCGCATCATTGCGCTGTACCAGGCCGAAGGCATCCACATCGACCGCGTGCTGATCAAGGTCGCTTCCACCTGGGAAGGCATCCAGGCCGCTGCCGAGCTGGAGCGCCGTGGCATCCACACCAACCTGACCTTGTTGTTTGCGTTCTGCCAGGCCGTGGCCTGCGGTCAAGCCAAGGTGCAATTGATTTCGCCGTTTGTTGGCCGTATTTACGACTGGTACAAGAAGTCGGCTGGCGCAGCCTGGGTCGAAGCCGACAACACCGGCGCCAACGACCCCGGCGTCAAGTCGGTGGCGCAGATCTTCAACTACTACAAAAAGTTCGGCATCAAAACCGAGGTGATGGGTGCGAGTTTCCGCAACGTCGGCCAGATCACCGCCTTGGCCGGTTGTGACCTGCTGACGATCAGCCCCGACCTGCTGGCCACGCTGGCTGCCACCGACGAGCCGCTGGTCAAGGCACTGGACGCCCAGGCCGCACAGTCGCTGGACATGGATCCGGTGAATTTTGACGAAGCGTCCTTCCGCTTTGCGCTGAACCAGGACGCGATGGCCACCGAAAAACTGTCTGAGGGCATCCGTGCCTTCTGTGCCGACGCCGTCAAACTGGATCAACTCTTGCTCGGACATTAA
- a CDS encoding EamA family transporter, producing MSGLAFALILVGALIHAGWNIVAKKAQGDARFTFFSCFIMAVVWSPLALWLGWEVMPLWGLTEWLFIAASGFVHWVYFVCLLTGYRKSDLTVVYPLARGSGPLLSSFVAVVVFGERLSTLGVFGILGVVVGVFLIAGGPGLFKAAHDPARRERVLAGVFWGLLTGALIAAYTVLDAYAVKVIALSPILFDYWCNILRLPYAVVPVLRNRAEAWRLWQQQWRYALVVAVFSPMAYVCVLFAVRLAPVSHVAPAREVSMLFAALIGGHLLGEGDRGLRIVGALAIALGVMALALG from the coding sequence TTGTCCGGACTCGCGTTTGCGCTGATCCTGGTCGGCGCACTGATCCACGCCGGGTGGAACATCGTTGCCAAGAAGGCGCAGGGGGATGCTCGGTTCACTTTTTTCAGCTGTTTCATCATGGCGGTGGTCTGGTCGCCGCTGGCGCTCTGGCTCGGCTGGGAGGTGATGCCGCTGTGGGGGCTGACCGAGTGGTTGTTCATCGCGGCCAGCGGTTTTGTGCACTGGGTGTACTTTGTCTGCCTGCTCACCGGCTACCGCAAAAGTGATTTGACCGTGGTCTACCCGCTGGCTCGCGGCAGCGGGCCGCTGTTGTCCTCGTTTGTCGCGGTGGTGGTGTTTGGTGAACGCTTAAGCACCTTGGGCGTCTTCGGCATTTTGGGTGTGGTGGTGGGCGTGTTCTTGATTGCCGGTGGGCCGGGGCTGTTCAAGGCGGCACACGACCCGGCGCGGCGTGAGCGGGTGTTGGCCGGGGTGTTCTGGGGGCTGCTGACCGGTGCCCTGATTGCCGCCTACACGGTGCTCGATGCCTATGCGGTCAAGGTGATTGCGCTGTCCCCTATCCTGTTTGACTACTGGTGCAACATCCTGCGCCTGCCGTATGCGGTGGTGCCGGTGCTGCGCAACCGGGCCGAGGCCTGGCGCCTGTGGCAGCAGCAGTGGCGCTACGCGCTGGTGGTGGCGGTGTTCAGCCCGATGGCTTATGTCTGTGTGTTGTTTGCAGTGCGTCTGGCACCGGTCAGCCATGTGGCACCGGCGCGTGAGGTCAGCATGTTGTTTGCGGCCTTGATTGGTGGGCACCTGCTCGGGGAGGGGGATCGGGGCTTGCGGATTGTGGGGGCGCTGGCGATTGCGCTGGGGGTGATGGCCCTGGCTTTGGGCTGA